tatatattaaaatatatatttaaaataattatatatatatatatatatatcggtaGAATAGATTAATGTTTATTACTTatcttaaatatcatgataaatatatataataaaataaagttttaaataataatattaattaagctAATATTTATCCTATAATCATGAAAAAGATGACATGTTAGTAAAGTCACtaaaatgatggagatgatgacaACTAATCAAATTCACCtcttaaataatagtatatatatatatagctataTTAAAACGAATGTATAGTTAATATGTGTATCAAAATTTTAGCTAACTAAATGATTGTTTATTAAAATTCGGCACAAATGAATGCAGGTCATTAAATATCTTAATATTTAGtttgtgtattaatttatgtaagtttcttataatttgtttttcaaaattaaatctcATCTAGATCTTATGATATTTCATCTGGTGTGTTTATCTTAGGTTTTGTGTTATCATCATTCGTTGTATCTAAGAATTAGAAGGAAAAAATAATTCCCAACAATATAAGATACATTGCCTTTTCTTGCATATACAAAATCTCcaaaaaagtaattaaaaaaactaacgaTTTAAATAATAAGATATATGTTTCAATTCAATAGTTTGTATTTAGATATGTATCTTGAACAATATAATAGTTTTGCAGTATGATATGTATCTTgaacaatttaataaattttgtatttagatatatatgttgAACAATTTAATAGTTTTGTATATAGATACGTATCTTGAATTCAACAAAACATAAGATCTATATCTATCTTTGGAGATTCACAATCAATAATTAGTGGAAGGAAGTAAGACTGAATTTTtgctaattaaattaaaatctataaagATTATTAACTATATAGTCTAATACTAGTCAAGACTCATTAGGTCAACGAGAAAAGGAGATTAAAAGTAAAGAACATGAAAGCATCCGCagtcaaaaccaaaaccaaaccaaacccaaGTTCGAGTTCCaaagaaaaactaataaaagttaAAGACGACCCGACCGACCGACCCTTGTTCTTCTAAATATTGAGTTTCCTTTTTAGTTATCTCTCTCTTCTCAAAACCATTTGTGTCTGCGAGGGAGCGCCTCCTCTAAAACCCTATTTAAATAGCTCCTCTCTTCCTCCCTCATTCCACCAAAtctctctctgtcttttctAAACCTAAAAAGCTTCCTCCTTTTTTTACTCTCCTCGGTTCCATCGCTCTCTCTCTGCTTCGTCTCTAAATCCGAATTTCGATCGAAAAGGGGTTAGCTTTTGATCCAAGGGTTTTCGATTTGAATCTTGATTTGGTTCGTTTGATCTGGAATTTGAATTTTTACCCTTGCAGGACGTGTGTGTGCAGATATGGCTGCTGCCGAGGAAGGTGCCCCGTCTCACGAAGAAATCTCAGAGGCTTTTGTTTACCAGTACTATCATATAATGGTAAACGCCACTGATGAAGCTTACAGGCTTTATGTTGATGGTAGCGTTATCACCAGACCTGGAGGTCCTCATGGTACCATGCTCTCTTTTACATCCCTCCAGGTACCAATTCAGTTATTATTGCTTTTATTGATCTCACTCTCTCCTGTTAATAGTATGTTGGTTGCGTTATTAAACTTATCAGACATTAAATGCAGTTTTTTAATCATAATGATTGTATTGTTGGTTTCTCATTCTTAATGCTTTTAAAGCCTGAGTTAAGACTCTTTGTGGACTttgacattgtttttttttttttttttttttatcatacaGGCTATCAAGGAGCACTACCTAGCCTGTGAATATAAGGGAACTACATACGATGTGCTTAGTGTTGATTCTCAGAGGTCGTTGCAAGATGGGATACTCATCATGGTTGTTGGTTTCTTGACTGGTAAAGACAACCTCAAGAGGAAGTTTTCCCAGACCTTCTATCTCGCGCCTCAGGACAAGGCCTACGTTGTCGTCAATGACATGTATCGTTTTGTTGATGAAGAGTCTTCCCTTCCTCCAACTGTTGAATCTGGTAAGTGGCGGTCTTAAGTCTTGTATTCATTAGATTTTAAAGAAAAGAGCATGTTCATGAGAACTACTACCATTGTAGTGCCAGAAGCTCAAGTGGCGAAGCCAGTTGATGAGGTAAGCAAGACCGAGCCGGTCCAGAAGGTCATCGATGCTCCTGCCAAGAAGAAGTCTGTTAATGCTGCTGAAGCTACTCCTCCTGTTACTTCTCAAAAACCTAAAGAGCCAATTGCTGAAACTGCTGCTGATGGAGCCAAGAAATCTTATGCTGCGATGGTGAGTTTTCGGTCATGCAGATTTTGACTTTTTTACATGTGACATCTATGTTAAAGTGATGTTGGTGATTACAGGTTCAATCATTGTCGAGGAACGCTGCTCCCTTCCAAGCTAAAGCAGCCCCGGTTCAGAAACCTAGATCCATGGCACCACCACCCAAAGCGCGTGCAGCAGCTCCAGCACCTGCTGCTGTTGGTAAACCTGAAAAGAAAAGTGACCAGAGGATCGTTGACGTTGATGAACCAGGTTAGAAGGCAGAGACCGAACATCTATTGTCATTGGTCTATTTTGGGGATATCAGATggttaatttattgtttttttttttggttttaggaACTTCGGTATTTGTGTCAAATCTGCCGATGGATGCAAGGGCGCCTCAGCTCTATGAACTGTTCAAGGGTTTTGGCCCTATCAAAGAAGGTGGAGTTCAAATCAGAAGCTCCAGGGTAAATGATCTTTAATCAAATCTCTTGTCTTTCCTTTTAAAGAAAGCACAATGAACAATTCTAAACTTGTTTACGTATTGAGTCTCAGGCTAGTGGAAGATGCTTTGGTTTTGTCTCCTTTGAATCTGTTGCTTCTGTCCAGAGCATGCTCAAGgtaattttacaaaatacaaGATTCTTCCTTCcccttttgaaaaaaaaaactagtatgaatattaaattCCACAGGCTGCCAAGAGCAATCCCTTCAAGCTTGGGGAGCATAAGCTTCGTGTAAAGGAAAAGCAAGGCAAGCTTTCTCTTTTCGTTAAACCACTCTTATCTAAAAAATGTAGTCAGTTTCCTAAACCTTTGTATGGTTTATTTTGGCTTTTGCAGTTGAGTACGATGGAAGCAAACCTTCTTCTGGTGGGAGAAGTGGAGGTGGAAGCAGCAAGGCACAGAATGGCTCTGTAGATGAGAGCAAGACTCCGACTGGTTCTGTAGATGAGAGCAAGACACCGAGTGGGTCTGCGGATGGAAGCAAGTCTGAGAATGGCTCTGCAGCAGGTGGGGAAGATGATGATGGCTTCAAGACGATTACAAGCCGTAGGAACAGAAGAGGAAACGGAGACAAGAAAAACAGTGGAACTCCTAAGGTCAAAGCTTGATATAATCTCCTCTCCTCTGCAAACACCCAACAAGTACAAGAAAGAGTTACAGTTTTCAAGCATTTGATagaaaattaattgttttgaaGAGAAGGGAAACTTGAGATAATTTTTCGACATTACAGATTTACATCTCTTTACTTTGTTTAGGTCTTTTTTTCTTACTCATGGAACTCATTATAGTTCTTCTGTTGGTTTTTGTTCTCCGTCTTTTCACCAGACAAATTTCTATCTCCTATTtcttatattccaaaaaaaagttttcgaATGTTCACCTTTCTCGGTTTTTCTTGAATCTGGAATTTGAAGTGATTTAAGTTTAGTGAGTTTTTAGATGAATATTAGAATTCAGTGTGATTTTGGTTAAATAACTCTAGAATCGGAAATTTGAAATGCTTTAAGTTTTAGTGAGTTTTAGATGAATATTAGAATTTGGTGTGATTTTGGTTAAATTCtagaattttatctaaaaccatgagattgagatttttatttttataattaagaaaTCTCTTTCAAACACTCTAAAAACTTTCATagtgttttataaaatataagtttaaTAACACTgaattttaaagtatttattaaaatctttgtttgaattatttattaaaatctttgtttgaataacagtgaatttgttattttaatataaatcttaaactcctACTTGAATACACCCACTTAGATTTTTAATCAGTTTCAAAGCTTAAAGTGCAGACTCATAACATCAAAAGTTCAAAAGTATGTATTCTTTACACCATGTTGTTAGCCTTTATGGTGAAAGCTAAAACAAATACAGATATGTGAAAGTTTTTAAAGCGTATCCAGTAAATCATAATCATCATAAGGAAGGAGTCATATCTTtgagttttgaaaatttgatcCGGACATGCATGTATGCCGTGGTTTCATTCAGTAAGTTGACATTACTTTTTGTGGTTTATTGCAATTGTTTTTGCTATGAATAGCCAAATGTGAAGATGGTCCTAAGAAATCAGCTGTCTCGACCTCTTCTGAGCAACTCAGTATTGCAGACTTGGAGCTACACTTAGTTGTGTTTGGCTGACGTATATCATGCGACATTTCATCTGGTTTAGTGAACACTTTCTTCACACTTTTTCTTTCAGACAAATAGGGTGTCATTTAACTTGAACCCTGAGATAAATTTTCAGGTGAGATCTTTTGGTTCACTATGTTTGTCATTGATGTAAAGTGCTATAAGTTTCTAAATCCAAATCCATGAGCTGGGTTGGGATAAGTTTTATATGGTGAATGGGGTTAAAGTTTAAATATGTAAGTAAATAAGTTGAAAGAATATATTTCAATGTTCATGTCCTTTCCTCACATATGGTATCTTTGTTACGCTTCCAGATATTTGCTGAGAAGAATATCCTTACACCTGTGTCCTATTATTATTGTTCTGATTTGAATGTCTTGTAGAATAGACGGTTTGATCCATCTCTTGATCACATGGTGGCTGGCCAGGGAGATGACTACACTCATCATCTTATGGTAAATCAACTGCCACTGCATGAGGCTATGTGAAGGGTTTGGAAAACTTCCATATCTCAGTTCTGATCATAATACCTTATGCTGATTTCTGGTAACACAGAACTACGAGCCAGCGTGATATGGCACAGTGGAAGTTGTCGAACCTCGCTACCTTAGAATGGTCAATGTAATAGAAGATCACTTTTGCAAGATCTTAATAATCGTCATGCTGTGGACTTGTTGTATTGGAAGGCAGAAGCATTGGTAAACATCTCTGAGCACCTTCtttgaataaattttgtataGCGGTAAGCTAGTTCACGAAGAGTGAATATGTATTTGGCCTTTTGACCTTTTTGGTATGATACGAGACTGTAGATTTAAGATTTACAgctaaaaaaattttgatttctttttacAACTAGTTTTAACGTTTCTTTTACGTTAGGTATAAGCTTCTTCGTTTTGCTATTAAGTTGTATCCCTATATACAGGATTTCGATTAATAGGAAGAAAGCTtcttgtgttcaaaaaaaaaaaaaggaagaaagctTCCAAGAATTAATCTTGATTTATAAAGAAAGCTTAGAATTAAGAGGAAGCTTAGCATAAATTTTCTAACTAATTTTTGTGTGAAGAAAGGTTCATATCAAGTCATTGGTAGTAGTTATACAACGAAACTCACTTATTCCTGTAAATTGGAAAGCAGTTGTTGATTCAGAAGATACAAGGGGTGTTGAATGCATGGCTCTAGGACGGTTAAACAAGGTTTGCTGTTTTACTCTGTCATGTTCTGTCTTTTGCTTTCCTCTGTGCGTGGCCAATGCCACACTTTATATATACTCGTCTGACCTTGCTGTTCATCTCTGTTAACCCCTGATAGTAAGCAAATTTGATGGTGAAACCACCAAAGACGCTAATCAGGAGGTATTGGAGAGAATGTCCCAGATAGCAGAAATGGATGATCTTCAAGCACCACAAAAATTCCTTACAGCACCACTTTCGACCAAGGTCTCAATAAAAGGTTTTCACTGTTGATGCTAGATGCGTTGTTAACCCTCACACCATTTAGTGTTTGGTATCAGTAACCTCATGATTACTCTCAATATCAGCAAGGAAAACGTCTTCTATGAACCTAGAGCAAGGGAATTAAAGATAAATGTCAGTGAAACTTGTGGATGTAAAACAAATCCattttttgacccaaaaaaaacaaatccatTTTGGAGATTAGACCAGTTGATTAAAACCAGAAGGTTCCATCAATACAAGAGTTACTGAGACATTATTGGTCATCTTACCTGATAACAACCACGTATCTTCATTCCAACgtaatgtttttttctatttcacaATCTCCCGGTCCCAtatttgctatatatatataggttctTGGGCTTTCTCAGGAAAGATTCAAACTAATAGTTTACACCAAGGTCAAGTACTTGATACTAGGATCTTGTATTTTATCAGATTGGTAAGCTGAAGGATGAAATGTCAAATACTTATTCACAACTCGAGGTCAGCTATGACCTTCTTCAAGTCTTTTTGATATAATAAGCAACTCGGAGTGATCCATTAGAAccagtcactacaagaaaacacccGTATTCCGACGACAAATATCgccggtatgtcctcggaataacgGTATTCCGAAAACATACCGACGAGAAtggtcgtcggaaatttctcgTCAGAAAGCaaattttcctcggaatttcctcggaaaatttcGAGGGAATACCGATAATTAaagattccgaggacattccaaAGAAACATTTCCTAGGACTGTTCGTCGGTATCTCCTCGGATAATTCCGATGGAACGGTCCTCGGAAACATTCCGAGAGAAAAGAGgtgtcggaatattccgacgaactttggcCGTCGGAATATTCAGAGAAACCTttgccgtcggaatattccgaggaagtgtatccgtcgggatattccgaggagatatgCCCTCAGAATATTTCGAGGAagttgtcgtcggaataacccgagggatacacttcctcggaatattcccgaaaataatttttttttttaaattaaaaatttattttttttaattgaaattcgaaaatataaaattaaaattgaaatagaaaacatattagataatattcaaagttgtacatacgaaaataaaacattcagagtttttttttttaaaaaagaaagaaactacgGGAActgctcgttcgggtacatcatcttcatcatctccatcatttgctcgttCTGCTTCCTCGTTGCCTCCCATCCCGCCTCTTGATCCGCCATCTTTTGCTCCAACGCAGCTATGcggtcatctttgtccttcaactggtctataagcacttctggatcaacatagggctgtggtgcagaaggaggaaccgaccgggctcgacgacccaaaccgaccaaacgtcccttcttctttggaaccgactgaaatagaaaataaacaaatttaaataatagaaaatatgataaaatgaaaataaagaaataaatgaattaaacttttttataaagaacataccgattcaacgatttcgtatATTCGaatccgggacaagttggtcgaagccgtcgaagtggCGTCCaggtcggtttgaagctgagatagAAGGGTCTCTTCGTCTTCCTTCTGAGTTTCGATCAGGCTGAGCACATCCCTCAcaacaccatcatcaatctCTCCGGTGTGCTTGTTGGTATGCGCCATCTTCATTAGGACGAAATCATCAACCGACTCGCATCATTTTTATCCtccttgaaaaaaacaaaagttaaacaaacattagaaattagaagaaatgcataaaaaataaaataaaaatacttaaataattaaaaaataaaagattgaaCCTACCAAgcgatcccccagagtggcaatagtctGGACACCCAAATTGTGCTTGTACATGcccttcccgccacgatcgctcttgcgGTTGGCGGAGTTGGTCACGGAGGTAGCTTTCGTCtcgtccttatcccaatgcacacacaactccTCCCAGACCGTGCTGTTGATCGACTTCGggactttttaataaaaaaaatataaaatagtttaataaatccaaaaatagtttaataaattcaaaaaattgtttaataaattaaaaaaacctgGTTGATGAGCCACTTCTGCTTCCACTCgtagatctgcttcccatagttgtccataactttatggacgaaggcgTCAGGGATAAAGTTTGTGTGATCGGAATTCCaggtgaactcttgctgaaaaaaacacaatttgtagaaattttatattaaagattaaaaatataagttaaaaaattagaacacttaccgcaaactgacgaaaccacatctCCTGGTCCTCggcagggaagtgagtgaaagtcggatatcCCTTGCTGAGGTTCGAGTACATCATattgttgatccatgcgctgatcccgttcccggatcggttgaacctaatataagaaaatatttattaataatgaatcaaattttaatgaaaggaaaaaaaagacttttaattaccatgtttgacgtcGTCCATTTGgacacggagtgagatagggaagatgctcacgaccgggctgttgaaccaactgggCAACAGTCATCACTTCCGGAACGACTGGAGGAGCGGGAGGGGTGCAGCAACGGGagggggtgcagcagcgggagcaaaAACCGGAGCGGAAAATGAAGAATCCCGACAGTGGCTGCTCGACCCCCGAGAGTGGCTGGACAAACCCTGAgagtggctccccgtaccactacGACCTCGTGGTGAGGAACGACGAGATCGAGACCGGGTCTGATCACcagtagacctgtaaattaaaaaaaacatatttaaaaatagtttaaaaaaatattaattgaaaaaatatttaaaattagttataataaatatataaattaaaaaaaacatatttaaaaatagtttttataaatacaaaaataataaaatagtgtttataaataaaaaaaatgttttataaatacaaaattagttttaataaatataaatatttttataaatatgaaataatcttttataaatccaaaaatcaaatttatatacaaaaaacgttttgtaaaatcaaaaaaatggaatttatatacaaaaaaaggttttgtaaaatccaaaaaatcgaatttatatacaaaaaacgttttgtaaaatacaaaaatcgaatttatatacaaaaatcgattttataaatacaaaaataataaaaaatttattaaaaaaattctaaatcaattcaacacaacaaattatccaaccaaatcacaattctagacctattacacaaccaaatcacaatcctaaccaatcaccctaacaaaaatttatcaaaaaacttctaaaattatcaaatctacacaaaaacctaacaaatagatcctaagagagtgggatagggtccttacatgatttgtgtaggtttagagaggattcgccggagagatcgtcgcgagagaagggagagatcgccggagaggagagaggattcaccggagaggaagaagagagaaatggggaagaagaagtgtttcgtctttataaaacctagggtccgacggaagctatccgtcggaatttcctcggtattttcaatttcaattttcgcgaaatatttggcggctggTTTACCcgggtaaataaaaatattccgaggaaattccgacggacacttaaatatccgtcggaatttcctcggatatttcattaattcgaggaaaaagaatatcatatgcatgtatttctattggtttaaattgttcctcgga
This Brassica napus cultivar Da-Ae chromosome C6, Da-Ae, whole genome shotgun sequence DNA region includes the following protein-coding sequences:
- the LOC106406837 gene encoding nuclear transport factor 2-like, which codes for MAAAEEGAPSHEEISEAFVYQYYHIMVNATDEAYRLYVDGSVITRPGGPHGTMLSFTSLQAIKEHYLACEYKGTTYDVLSVDSQRSLQDGILIMVVGFLTGKDNLKRKFSQTFYLAPQDKAYVVVNDMYRFVDEESSLPPTVESVPEAQVAKPVDEVSKTEPVQKVIDAPAKKKSVNAAEATPPVTSQKPKEPIAETAADGAKKSYAAMVQSLSRNAAPFQAKAAPVQKPRSMAPPPKARAAAPAPAAVGKPEKKSDQRIVDVDEPGTSVFVSNLPMDARAPQLYELFKGFGPIKEGGVQIRSSRASGRCFGFVSFESVASVQSMLKAAKSNPFKLGEHKLRVKEKQVEYDGSKPSSGGRSGGGSSKAQNGSVDESKTPTGSVDESKTPSGSADGSKSENGSAAGGEDDDGFKTITSRRNRRGNGDKKNSGTPKVKA
- the LOC125588536 gene encoding uncharacterized protein LOC125588536 is translated as MMYSNLSKGYPTFTHFPAEDQEMWFRQFAQEFTWNSDHTNFIPDAFVHKVMDNYGKQIYEWKQKWLINQDETKATSVTNSANRKSDRGGKGMYKHNLGVQTIATLGDRLMAHTNKHTGEIDDGVVRDVLSLIETQKEDEETLLSQLQTDLDATSTASTNLSRIRIYEIVESLKDKDDRIAALEQKMADQEAGWEATRKQNEQMMEMMKMMYPNEQFP